The Chryseobacterium aureum genome contains a region encoding:
- a CDS encoding DUF748 domain-containing protein: MGKWVKRLLITFGILAGILLAANFGLNIWLKTQLPHYIKKNTAYKVSYKTLDVDLGTGNIFATGISVNSKDPQNTDVIGLQGTIDTLKISRFGIYDALFNKRISSSDLLLATPNLNVILAKPVDRKTGKKRNPVLFENIRINKGKIAVFRHTKQKFLSVQQLDLFVENLQMTEESVENKLPVVFDSYSIKGEKFFFRPDETYAVTINKINTSDGQMSVENFKLTPLLSFAQFKKFYPQKTQLFEFAVPKMEFKDVVLNKNKVSLANADFQNPAFTVYHTGVKARKSEKKSNFEVDLNNVKLNNAVIQINRPDGNKLLSVGKLNLNINQLRFDKESSEQVIPIAYKDFLLSGRDIVYSNHQNIAVRSLALKPTNGEILDLVLMPGSSAAEKSEVSLKTDHIAFNINKLGFVDKKLHLDIKDVLVNNVNGTIKAGEKKQNKTGGPGIIQSIIVRKISLKNSNVVYDNGKEPLAFHDLNATVNHIELSPKPNQPGLSFKVKDYFLTTRNLSYKTQFYDMSLGLLKLNKNKVQISNFAMKPLVSRAQFIKMIPVERDLYDLKAGQITAEGEWDLFSQHKTVNASHVGIESANANIFRSKIPKDDPKIKALYSKMLRSVKIPMTINNLDLKNSVLVYEEDTPESMGPGKLTFSNFNMNVKNLNSAKIKGKPTKVDIKINCSFMNLSPLSVNWSFDVADQSDRFAISGKTSNLPASGINPFIRPYLHVTATAGTIQEMLFNFKGNPAGLHGTFNLKHKDLKIAVLNKNNHEKKGFLTAVANIFIKSDSGSYPESVDVENVERDPTKSFFNLFWKGIEQGLKKTLIGANVEKTEKKVKNAVSSVKEMKQSVKEIKQEIKNKTSKPEEEKKEKKGFLNNIFRKKEKSEE, translated from the coding sequence ATGGGAAAATGGGTGAAAAGACTATTGATAACTTTCGGAATCCTGGCAGGAATTCTTCTGGCTGCGAATTTCGGACTGAATATATGGCTTAAAACCCAACTTCCTCACTATATAAAAAAGAATACCGCTTATAAAGTCTCCTACAAAACCCTGGATGTAGATTTAGGAACAGGAAATATCTTTGCAACAGGAATTTCGGTGAACAGTAAAGATCCCCAAAATACAGACGTTATTGGTCTGCAGGGAACTATTGATACTTTGAAAATAAGCCGTTTCGGGATTTATGATGCTCTTTTTAATAAAAGAATCAGCTCATCAGATTTACTGCTGGCAACGCCTAACTTAAATGTGATTCTCGCAAAACCTGTCGACCGTAAAACCGGAAAGAAAAGAAATCCTGTCTTATTTGAAAATATCAGGATTAATAAAGGTAAAATTGCGGTTTTCCGACATACAAAACAGAAGTTTTTATCCGTGCAACAACTGGATTTGTTTGTGGAAAACTTACAGATGACAGAAGAATCTGTTGAAAACAAATTACCCGTTGTATTTGACAGCTATAGCATTAAAGGCGAAAAATTCTTTTTCCGTCCGGATGAAACATACGCTGTTACCATCAATAAGATCAATACAAGTGACGGGCAGATGTCTGTTGAAAATTTTAAACTCACTCCGCTTCTTTCTTTTGCCCAGTTTAAAAAGTTTTATCCCCAAAAAACTCAGCTATTCGAATTTGCAGTTCCTAAAATGGAATTCAAAGATGTGGTTTTGAATAAAAATAAGGTATCACTTGCCAATGCTGATTTTCAAAATCCGGCTTTTACCGTATATCATACTGGGGTAAAAGCCAGGAAAAGTGAGAAAAAATCAAATTTTGAGGTTGATTTAAACAATGTAAAGCTGAATAACGCTGTAATTCAGATTAACAGACCCGATGGCAATAAGCTCTTGTCTGTCGGAAAGCTTAATTTAAATATTAATCAGCTCAGGTTTGATAAAGAAAGCTCAGAACAAGTTATTCCTATCGCATATAAAGATTTTCTGCTTTCAGGAAGAGACATTGTATATTCCAATCACCAGAATATTGCTGTTAGAAGCCTTGCTCTTAAACCTACAAATGGTGAAATTCTGGATCTTGTACTTATGCCAGGTTCTTCAGCAGCAGAAAAATCTGAGGTAAGTTTAAAAACTGATCATATCGCTTTTAATATCAATAAACTCGGGTTTGTTGATAAAAAACTCCATCTGGATATCAAAGATGTTCTTGTAAATAATGTAAACGGAACCATCAAAGCAGGAGAGAAGAAGCAGAATAAAACTGGCGGACCGGGGATTATACAATCCATTATCGTAAGGAAAATCTCTTTGAAGAATTCAAATGTGGTTTATGACAATGGAAAAGAACCTTTAGCTTTTCATGATTTGAATGCCACGGTAAATCATATTGAACTATCACCCAAGCCCAATCAGCCGGGGCTTTCCTTTAAAGTAAAAGACTATTTCCTTACCACCAGAAATCTTTCTTACAAAACACAATTTTATGATATGAGTCTTGGGCTTTTGAAGCTCAATAAAAATAAAGTGCAGATCAGTAATTTTGCCATGAAACCTCTCGTTTCGAGAGCTCAGTTTATCAAAATGATACCTGTTGAGAGAGATCTATATGATTTGAAAGCCGGACAAATAACTGCGGAAGGAGAGTGGGATCTTTTTTCTCAGCATAAAACAGTAAACGCTTCCCATGTAGGAATTGAATCTGCAAATGCCAATATTTTCAGAAGTAAAATTCCGAAAGATGATCCAAAGATCAAGGCCTTATATTCCAAAATGCTGCGTTCTGTTAAAATTCCGATGACGATTAATAATCTCGATCTGAAAAACTCTGTCCTGGTTTACGAAGAAGATACTCCGGAAAGTATGGGGCCTGGAAAACTGACGTTCAGTAACTTTAACATGAATGTAAAAAACCTGAATTCTGCTAAAATAAAAGGTAAACCCACAAAAGTGGATATTAAAATCAACTGTTCATTCATGAATCTCTCGCCGCTTTCTGTTAACTGGAGCTTTGATGTGGCTGATCAGAGCGACAGATTTGCAATTTCCGGGAAAACGTCCAATCTTCCGGCCAGCGGAATCAATCCTTTTATCAGACCTTATCTTCATGTGACAGCCACTGCGGGAACAATTCAGGAAATGCTCTTTAATTTTAAAGGAAACCCGGCCGGATTACACGGAACCTTTAATCTTAAACATAAAGATCTGAAGATTGCAGTTTTAAATAAGAATAATCATGAGAAAAAAGGCTTTCTTACGGCTGTAGCCAATATTTTCATAAAGTCAGATTCAGGAAGTTATCCTGAGTCTGTTGATGTAGAAAATGTAGAACGTGATCCCACAAAATCTTTCTTCAACCTTTTCTGGAAAGGAATTGAGCAGGGATTAAAGAAAACACTGATTGGGGCCAA
- the secA gene encoding preprotein translocase subunit SecA yields MSFLNKVLKGFLGDKKAQDLKEVKKVVTKIKAVEPNIQQLSDDGLRQKTAEFKENIKSATSKITAQIEQIKEQIKNSTNVDEKEALFTKIESLKKESYEIEEKVLVQVLPEAFALIKETARRWAQNGEIRVTATDWDRELAAAGKDFVSIQGDTAVWKNSWDAAGTPVVWDMVHYDVQFIGGVILHSGKIAEMATGEGKTLVGTLPIYLNSLPERGVHVVTVNDYLAKRDSAWMGPLYQFHGMSIDCIDNHQPNSDGRRKAYNSDITYGTNNEFGFDYLRDNMVTSPSELVQRELNFAIVDEVDSVLVDDARTPLIISGPVPQGDRQEFDVLKPSIDRIVEVQKKTVSAIFNEAKKLIAAGNTKEGGFKLLQAYRGLPKNRQLIKFLSESGNRALLQKVEAQYMQDNNRDMPIVDKDLYFVIEEKNNQVDLTDKGVEYMSQGNSDANFFVLPDIGTEIAELEAKNLSKEEEFEAKERLFSDFAEKSERVHTMSQLLKAYTLFEKDDEYVVIDGEVKIVDEQTGRIMEGRRYSDGLHQAIEAKENVKIEAATQTFATITLQNYFRMYNKLAGMTGTAETEAGELWEIYKLDVVVIPTNRPILRHDKQDLVFKTNREKYNAVIEEIEKLTAQKRPVLVGTTSVEISQLLSKALQLRKIPHQVLNAKLHKKEAEIVAGAGQPGVVTIATNMAGRGTDIKLSKEVKEAGGLAIIGTERHDSRRVDRQLRGRAGRQGDPGSSQFYVSLEDNLMRLFGSERIAKMMDRMGHKEGEVIQHSMISKSIERAQKKVEENNFGTRKRLLEYDDVMNKQRDVIYKRRKNALFGDHLKYDITNMIFDVANSIVAKGKASGNYKDFEYEIIKTFTMESPVSQSDFNNKNVQDLTNILFKAAQEDYRMKLNLLKEKSFPIIENVYQNQGSMFKMIQVPFTDGHKTMTIVADLKEAYDTQCESLVNDFEKNITLSIIDENWKLHLREMDDLRRSSQGAVYEQKDPLVIYKQESFHLFSEMIDKLNKEIISFLYKGEIPA; encoded by the coding sequence ATGAGTTTTTTAAACAAAGTTCTTAAAGGGTTTTTGGGAGACAAAAAAGCGCAGGACCTAAAAGAAGTAAAAAAAGTTGTAACAAAAATCAAAGCTGTAGAACCTAACATCCAACAACTGTCAGATGATGGGTTGAGACAAAAAACGGCTGAGTTTAAAGAGAATATAAAATCTGCAACCAGCAAGATTACAGCTCAGATAGAACAGATAAAAGAGCAGATAAAGAACTCAACAAACGTTGATGAGAAAGAAGCTCTTTTCACAAAAATTGAGTCTCTTAAAAAAGAATCTTACGAAATTGAAGAAAAAGTTCTGGTTCAGGTTCTTCCCGAAGCTTTTGCATTGATCAAAGAAACGGCAAGAAGATGGGCTCAGAATGGAGAAATCCGTGTAACTGCAACCGACTGGGACAGAGAACTCGCTGCGGCAGGAAAAGATTTCGTTAGCATTCAGGGAGACACAGCTGTTTGGAAAAACTCATGGGACGCTGCCGGAACTCCTGTAGTTTGGGATATGGTCCATTATGATGTTCAGTTTATCGGAGGGGTTATTCTTCACAGTGGTAAAATTGCCGAAATGGCAACCGGTGAAGGTAAAACTTTGGTAGGAACATTACCTATTTACTTAAATTCACTTCCGGAAAGAGGAGTACACGTTGTAACCGTGAACGACTACCTTGCAAAAAGAGACTCTGCATGGATGGGTCCTCTTTATCAGTTCCACGGAATGTCTATCGACTGTATCGATAACCACCAGCCGAACTCAGACGGAAGAAGAAAAGCATACAACTCAGATATTACGTACGGAACGAACAATGAATTCGGTTTCGATTATCTGAGAGATAACATGGTGACCTCACCTTCAGAACTAGTACAAAGAGAACTGAACTTCGCAATCGTGGATGAAGTTGACTCTGTATTGGTAGATGATGCCAGAACACCATTGATCATTTCGGGTCCGGTTCCTCAGGGAGACAGACAGGAATTTGATGTTCTTAAGCCTTCTATCGACAGAATTGTTGAAGTACAAAAGAAAACTGTCTCTGCTATTTTCAATGAAGCGAAAAAATTAATTGCTGCAGGAAATACAAAAGAAGGGGGATTCAAATTACTTCAGGCTTACAGAGGTCTTCCAAAAAACAGACAGTTAATCAAATTCTTATCGGAAAGCGGTAACAGAGCATTGCTTCAGAAAGTGGAAGCACAGTATATGCAGGACAACAACCGTGATATGCCGATCGTAGATAAGGATCTTTACTTCGTCATTGAAGAGAAAAACAATCAGGTAGACCTTACCGATAAAGGTGTTGAGTACATGTCTCAAGGAAATTCAGATGCTAATTTCTTTGTCCTTCCGGATATCGGAACTGAAATTGCCGAATTAGAAGCTAAAAACTTGTCTAAAGAAGAGGAGTTTGAAGCAAAGGAAAGACTTTTCTCAGATTTTGCTGAAAAATCTGAACGTGTTCACACCATGAGCCAGCTATTGAAAGCGTACACATTATTTGAAAAAGATGATGAGTATGTAGTCATTGATGGTGAAGTAAAAATCGTTGATGAGCAGACAGGTCGTATCATGGAGGGACGTCGTTATTCAGACGGTCTTCACCAGGCGATCGAAGCGAAAGAGAATGTAAAAATTGAGGCAGCTACTCAGACTTTTGCAACCATCACACTTCAGAATTATTTCCGTATGTACAACAAGCTTGCGGGGATGACAGGTACTGCTGAAACCGAAGCCGGAGAGCTTTGGGAGATTTACAAACTGGATGTAGTGGTAATTCCTACCAACCGTCCTATTTTAAGACATGACAAACAGGACTTGGTTTTCAAAACCAACAGAGAAAAATATAATGCAGTAATTGAAGAAATTGAAAAATTAACAGCACAGAAAAGACCTGTACTTGTGGGTACTACTTCTGTGGAAATTTCTCAGTTGCTTTCCAAGGCACTTCAATTAAGAAAAATTCCACACCAGGTATTGAACGCGAAGCTTCACAAAAAAGAAGCAGAGATTGTTGCTGGAGCAGGACAGCCGGGCGTTGTAACCATTGCAACGAACATGGCAGGCCGTGGTACGGATATCAAGCTTTCCAAAGAAGTGAAAGAAGCAGGAGGATTAGCGATCATCGGTACAGAAAGACACGATTCAAGACGTGTTGACAGACAGCTGAGAGGTAGAGCAGGACGTCAGGGAGATCCGGGAAGTTCTCAGTTCTATGTATCTCTTGAAGATAACTTAATGCGTTTGTTCGGTTCTGAAAGAATTGCTAAAATGATGGACAGAATGGGTCATAAAGAAGGTGAAGTTATTCAGCACTCTATGATCAGCAAGTCTATTGAAAGAGCTCAGAAGAAAGTAGAGGAAAACAACTTCGGAACAAGAAAGAGGCTTCTTGAGTATGATGACGTAATGAACAAACAGCGTGACGTTATTTATAAGAGACGAAAAAATGCGCTTTTCGGAGACCACTTGAAGTATGACATTACGAATATGATTTTCGATGTTGCCAATTCTATCGTTGCGAAAGGAAAAGCTTCAGGAAATTATAAAGATTTTGAATACGAAATCATTAAAACATTCACCATGGAATCTCCGGTTTCTCAAAGTGATTTTAATAATAAAAACGTTCAGGATCTTACGAATATTTTATTCAAAGCAGCTCAGGAAGATTACAGAATGAAGCTGAACCTATTGAAAGAAAAATCATTCCCAATTATTGAGAATGTATACCAAAATCAAGGTTCTATGTTCAAAATGATCCAGGTTCCTTTCACAGACGGACACAAAACAATGACAATTGTAGCGGATCTTAAGGAAGCTTATGATACTCAGTGTGAAAGCTTAGTGAATGATTTCGAAAAGAATATCACTTTATCGATTATCGATGAAAACTGGAAGCTTCACCTTCGTGAAATGGACGACCTAAGAAGATCTTCTCAAGGAGCTGTTTACGAGCAGAAAGATCCGTTGGTAATCTATAAGCAGGAATCTTTCCACTTATTCAGCGAAATGATCGACAAACTAAACAAAGAAATTATTTCTTTCTTATACAAAGGAGAAATCCCGGCTTAA
- a CDS encoding DUF2797 domain-containing protein codes for MQFQGQILKMTSYDAKPIQYYLSLSGDLIHMNELFGKELSIRHTGFQCVNCGENKPIYRMGFCKNCFFESPYASDTIIRPELSTAHLGVAERDLEVEKQIQLQPHTVYLAYTGDVKVGVTRNTQIPTRWIDQGATFALPIARTENRYEAGMIEVALKEHLPDKTNWRKMLQDDFEGEVDLADFRQKIKEYFPEDFQQFYRDGEELWMFDYPFEKPEKVASFTLDKKPEFTGRLTGIKGQYLGFEGGNFINVRGHEGYVIELEIKN; via the coding sequence ATGCAGTTTCAAGGGCAAATTTTAAAAATGACAAGTTACGATGCAAAGCCAATCCAGTACTATCTCAGTCTTTCAGGAGATCTGATCCATATGAATGAACTGTTTGGTAAGGAATTAAGCATCAGACATACCGGATTTCAATGTGTAAACTGCGGGGAGAACAAACCTATTTACAGAATGGGATTCTGCAAAAACTGTTTTTTTGAAAGCCCTTATGCCAGTGATACCATCATTCGTCCCGAGCTTTCTACTGCACATTTGGGAGTGGCCGAAAGAGATCTTGAAGTGGAAAAACAAATTCAGCTGCAGCCACACACTGTTTATCTGGCATACACCGGAGATGTAAAAGTAGGAGTTACCAGAAATACACAGATTCCTACAAGGTGGATTGATCAGGGTGCGACTTTTGCATTACCCATCGCAAGAACAGAGAACAGGTATGAAGCAGGAATGATAGAAGTTGCTTTAAAAGAGCATTTACCGGATAAAACCAACTGGAGAAAAATGCTGCAGGATGATTTTGAAGGAGAAGTAGATCTTGCTGATTTCCGCCAAAAAATAAAAGAATATTTTCCTGAAGATTTCCAGCAATTTTATAGAGATGGAGAAGAATTGTGGATGTTTGATTATCCTTTCGAGAAACCGGAAAAAGTAGCTTCGTTCACTTTGGACAAAAAACCTGAGTTTACAGGAAGGCTTACCGGGATCAAAGGCCAGTATCTTGGGTTTGAAGGCGGAAACTTTATCAATGTAAGAGGACATGAAGGGTACGTGATCGAGCTTGAAATAAAGAACTGA
- a CDS encoding TonB-dependent siderophore receptor yields MKNVLICASALATMLVSAQKKDTIKSNDIEEVVVNGRYYQKYKLNEVSGSLRIQTPILELPQNVQSVSSQVLADQMTLNMSEGIVRNVSGARKVEHWDNVYSNVFMRGASISTFMNGMNVSSTWGPINPDASIIDRIEFVKGPAGFMGSMGDPAGFYNVVTKKPTGKFANSVRFTTGSYNLFRGEADLDGVLVKNGVLDYRINLMGSSNKSWVENDKTSKIIVAPSITFRPTKSTTFTAQYNYQYLKFNQPGAYLMSKDGYASLNVHTNFNDPNFKKTEVKDQSLFLSLDQKLFKDWVWSTQYAYMDLNYDGGSWWGTFDSANKNVLNRTLSNWQAKGKNHIFQTYVRGTLNTGNIVHKIIAGFDYGDRKYKADFSSFAGGPFPINIYNVNYGVDPSQLPSSDFYTLNTSAPFYNDQGVKYTSYYAQDQIEMFNNKLRVTLAGRYTSGKTYSAYPNLSPGTPVVPDTAGEFTPRVGVSYSINENFSAYGIYDKTFVPQSGTGINQTKITDPFRGQNIEFGLKKDWFGGKWNSTFAVYEITRQNILVAGNSNENGGVAFQVPTGEQRARGFETDIKGEIIKGLNIIINYAYTDAKTVKDTDPTRIGIQSPGNAKNVQNTWINYRFENGLMKGFGISAGYQYQGGRQSWFGVSAKQDQSLPDYFDTNFGVSYVAKKFDVNLMLNNVLNKKLYSGYRGDAGEYAWIYNAPRNWRLSIGYKF; encoded by the coding sequence ATGAAAAATGTACTGATCTGTGCTTCTGCACTGGCAACAATGCTGGTTTCTGCCCAAAAAAAAGACACCATCAAATCCAATGATATTGAAGAAGTAGTTGTTAACGGAAGATATTATCAGAAGTACAAGCTAAATGAGGTTTCAGGTTCATTGAGAATTCAGACTCCGATTCTTGAGCTTCCTCAAAACGTGCAGTCTGTAAGTTCTCAGGTTCTTGCTGACCAGATGACCCTGAACATGTCAGAAGGTATTGTTCGTAACGTAAGTGGAGCAAGAAAAGTAGAACACTGGGATAATGTATATTCCAATGTTTTCATGAGAGGTGCCAGTATTTCCACTTTTATGAACGGAATGAATGTTTCTTCTACCTGGGGGCCTATCAATCCTGATGCGTCCATCATAGACAGAATAGAATTTGTAAAAGGTCCTGCCGGATTTATGGGCTCAATGGGAGATCCTGCCGGATTTTATAATGTGGTCACTAAAAAGCCAACAGGAAAGTTTGCCAACAGTGTTCGTTTCACAACGGGAAGTTATAATCTTTTCAGAGGCGAAGCTGATCTGGACGGAGTTCTTGTAAAAAACGGGGTTTTAGACTACCGTATCAATTTAATGGGAAGCTCTAATAAATCATGGGTGGAAAATGATAAAACAAGCAAAATCATTGTTGCTCCTTCCATTACTTTCAGGCCTACAAAGAGCACTACATTTACGGCTCAGTATAACTATCAATACTTAAAATTCAATCAGCCGGGAGCTTACCTGATGTCTAAAGACGGATATGCTTCACTGAATGTACATACCAACTTTAATGATCCAAACTTCAAGAAGACAGAGGTGAAAGATCAGAGCTTATTCCTGAGCTTAGATCAGAAGCTTTTCAAAGACTGGGTCTGGAGCACACAATACGCTTATATGGACCTGAATTATGACGGAGGTTCATGGTGGGGAACATTTGATTCAGCCAATAAAAATGTTTTAAACAGAACATTAAGCAACTGGCAGGCAAAAGGAAAAAATCATATTTTCCAGACGTATGTGAGAGGAACCCTTAATACAGGGAATATTGTTCATAAAATAATCGCAGGATTTGATTACGGAGACAGAAAATACAAAGCAGACTTTTCATCTTTTGCAGGAGGGCCATTCCCAATCAACATTTATAATGTAAACTACGGTGTAGATCCTTCCCAACTTCCATCTTCTGATTTTTATACATTAAACACTTCTGCTCCGTTTTATAACGATCAGGGCGTAAAATATACTTCTTATTATGCTCAGGATCAGATTGAAATGTTTAATAATAAGTTAAGAGTAACCTTAGCCGGAAGATATACAAGCGGTAAAACCTATTCGGCATATCCTAATCTCAGCCCGGGAACTCCTGTTGTACCTGATACAGCTGGTGAGTTTACCCCAAGAGTTGGAGTGAGTTATTCTATCAATGAAAACTTCTCGGCTTATGGGATCTATGATAAAACTTTCGTTCCACAATCCGGAACCGGAATTAATCAAACCAAAATTACAGATCCTTTCAGAGGACAGAATATTGAATTCGGATTGAAGAAAGACTGGTTCGGAGGAAAATGGAATTCCACTTTTGCTGTATATGAAATCACAAGACAAAATATTCTTGTTGCCGGCAATTCAAATGAAAATGGCGGAGTTGCTTTTCAGGTTCCTACCGGAGAACAGAGAGCAAGAGGTTTTGAAACCGATATCAAAGGGGAAATCATCAAAGGGTTGAATATTATCATCAACTATGCTTATACAGACGCAAAAACTGTTAAAGACACAGATCCTACAAGAATTGGTATTCAGTCTCCGGGGAATGCAAAAAATGTTCAGAATACCTGGATCAATTATAGATTTGAAAATGGTCTTATGAAAGGGTTTGGTATTTCAGCAGGGTATCAGTATCAGGGAGGAAGACAATCCTGGTTTGGCGTAAGTGCGAAACAAGATCAGAGCCTTCCGGATTATTTTGATACCAACTTCGGGGTTTCCTATGTTGCAAAAAAATTCGATGTTAATCTAATGCTGAATAATGTGCTTAACAAGAAGCTTTACAGTGGTTACAGAGGAGATGCCGGCGAATATGCCTGGATCTACAATGCTCCGCGTAACTGGAGATTATCAATAGGATATAAATTTTAA
- a CDS encoding DUF2795 domain-containing protein: MYWTLELASYLSDAPWPMTKAELIDYAIRTGAPMEVVENLQAIEDEGEIYESIEEVWSDYPTDEDFLWNEDEY; this comes from the coding sequence ATGTACTGGACATTAGAATTAGCTTCATATTTAAGTGACGCACCTTGGCCAATGACAAAAGCAGAGCTTATCGACTACGCAATCAGAACTGGTGCACCTATGGAAGTAGTAGAAAACCTTCAGGCCATTGAAGACGAAGGAGAAATTTATGAATCCATCGAAGAGGTATGGAGTGACTACCCTACTGACGAAGACTTCCTTTGGAACGAGGACGAATATTAA
- a CDS encoding GDP-mannose 4,6-dehydratase, with product MVYLITGGSGFIGSHLIERLLRNGHSVINIDNFDDFYSYQVKIKNTLESIGKIPDFEFSDKETDIQHLDSLSHSDQYSLYWQDIRDKNGLENIFKNHHIDMVIHLAALAGVRPSIERPLEYEEVNVRGTMNLWELCKEFNIKKFICASSSSVYGNNEKIPFSETDNVDNPISPYAATKKSGEVIGHVYHSLYHIDMIQLRFFTVYGPRQRPDLAIHKFAKLISEDQAIPFYGDGSTARDYTYIDDIIDGITKSISYLETHSGVYEILNLGENQVITLSEMVNTIEKALGKTANKKILPMQPGDVTKTNADITKAKHLIGYKPATDFQNGIKKFVEWFLRKRQ from the coding sequence ATGGTTTATCTTATAACAGGCGGCAGTGGGTTCATTGGTTCCCATTTAATTGAACGATTGTTGAGAAATGGACATTCTGTCATAAACATTGACAATTTTGATGATTTCTACAGCTATCAGGTAAAAATTAAAAATACTTTAGAGTCAATTGGCAAAATTCCGGATTTTGAATTCTCGGATAAAGAGACTGATATCCAACATTTGGACTCCCTTTCCCATTCTGATCAATACTCCCTCTATTGGCAGGATATCCGGGATAAAAATGGCCTGGAAAACATTTTTAAAAATCATCATATTGATATGGTGATCCACCTGGCAGCCCTTGCGGGAGTTCGGCCTTCTATTGAGCGCCCTCTGGAATACGAAGAAGTGAATGTACGCGGTACAATGAATCTTTGGGAGCTGTGTAAGGAGTTTAATATTAAGAAGTTTATTTGTGCCTCCTCTTCAAGCGTCTATGGAAACAATGAAAAAATTCCTTTCTCAGAGACCGACAATGTAGACAATCCTATTTCTCCTTATGCGGCTACTAAGAAAAGCGGAGAAGTCATTGGGCACGTTTACCATAGTTTATATCATATAGATATGATTCAGCTTAGGTTCTTTACAGTTTACGGACCAAGACAAAGACCGGATCTTGCAATACACAAATTTGCAAAGCTCATTTCAGAAGATCAGGCAATCCCTTTTTATGGGGACGGGAGTACAGCCAGAGATTATACTTATATAGATGATATTATTGATGGAATTACCAAGTCTATCTCATATCTGGAAACTCATTCCGGAGTATATGAAATTCTGAATCTGGGAGAAAACCAGGTAATCACTTTATCAGAAATGGTAAATACAATAGAAAAGGCACTCGGAAAAACTGCCAACAAAAAAATTCTGCCAATGCAGCCGGGAGATGTCACAAAAACCAATGCAGATATTACAAAAGCAAAGCATTTAATAGGCTATAAACCGGCCACAGACTTCCAAAATGGCATAAAAAAATTTGTGGAATGGTTTTTGAGAAAACGACAATAA